From a region of the Gossypium raimondii isolate GPD5lz chromosome 10, ASM2569854v1, whole genome shotgun sequence genome:
- the LOC105776187 gene encoding receptor-like protein kinase FERONIA — protein sequence MRNSVDPSFPMSVIIFLSLLLLLFQLVLAADYVPTEKILLNCGEKSELTDNDNRKWTPDFGSKFLVGTGNSVISRAATQDPAVPEVPYLTARVFRSNFTYSFPVVAGRKFVRLYFYANSYDDRNSSNALFSVTSGSYTLLKNFSAAQTSEAMNYAFIVKEYSINVDGDRLNLTFSLGSTPSNAYAFVNGIEVLSMPDIYSNTDGITIVGQNSQFTIDNSTTLENIYRLNVGGNDISPSGDTGLFRSWYDDQPYLFGAAHGVSGAADPNVTIDYGTMPRYIAPQDVYTTARSMGPNAQVNYNYNLTWLFSVDSGFSYLVRLHFCEFTDNITKVNQRVFDVFLNNQTAEQGVDVIALADEVDVPVFRDYVVIVPGGNSQQDLWLALHPDPSSKPQYYDALLNGVEIFKISDPKSNLAGPNPTPGPKQNVVNPSLALPSSQGHLKNQKAIIAGGVSGGLVLALVIGFCVVTASRRRRHGNYTSPSDGPSGWLPLSLYGNSHSAGSAKTNTTGSYASSLPSNLCRHFSFAEIKSATKNFDEALVLGVGGFGKVYKGEIDGGTTKVAIKRGNPLSEQGVHEFQTEIEMLSKLRHRHLVSLIGYCEENCEMILVYDYMAHGTLREHLYKTKKPPLPWKQRLEICIGAARGLHYLHTGAKHTIIHRDVKTTNILLDEKWVAKVSDFGLSKTGPTLDHTHVSTVVKGSFGYLDPEYFRRQQLTDKSDVYSFGVVLFEILCARPALNPTLPKEQVSLAEWAAHCHKKGILDQIMDPYLKGKITPECFKKFAETAMKCVADEGIERPSMGDVLWNLEFALQLQESAEESGKGIGEMDMDEGSYEGTCKGKKDPNASLGYDGNITDSRSSGMSMSIGGRSLASEDSEGLTPSAVFSQIMNPKGR from the coding sequence ATGAGGAACTCAGTTGATCCCTCCTTTCCGATGtctgttataatttttttgtccttGCTGTTGCTGTTGTTTCAACTTGTCTTAGCTGCTGATTATGTACCAACTGAGAAAATCCTCCTAAATTGCGGCGAAAAATCAGAGCTTACCGACAACGATAATCGGAAATGGACTCCGGATTTTGGGTCCAAGTTTCTGGTCGGAACTGGGAATTCCGTCATTTCCCGAGCTGCCACGCAAGATCCCGCGGTCCCCGAAGTTCCTTACTTGACCGCCCGGGTTTTCCGCTCTAACTTTACCTATAGTTTCCCGGTCGTAGCCGGTCGGAAATTTGTTAGGTTGTATTTCTATGCTAATTCATATGATGACCGGAATTCGAGCAATGCTTTGTTTTCCGTCACATCTGGTTCTTATACTCTTCTTAAGAATTTCAGTGCTGCTCAAACAAGTGAAGCTATGAATTACGCCTTTATTGTTAAGGAGTATTCCATCAATGTAGATGGTGACCGCTTGAACTTGACATTTAGTCTCGGTTCGACCCCTTCCAATGCGTATGCGTTTGTCAATGGGATTGAGGTTTTGTCAATGCCTGATATTTATAGTAACACCGATGGGATAACGATTGTGGGGCAGAACTCACAGTTCACTATCGATAACAGCACAACTCTCGAGAATATTTACCGGCTGAATGTGGGTGGAAACGATATCTCGCCTTCTGGTGATACAGGTCTGTTTAGGTCTTGGTATGATGACCAGCCCTACCTTTTTGGGGCTGCACATGGAGTTTCAGGAGCTGCGGATCCGAATGTGACAATCGATTATGGTACCATGCCGAGGTATATTGCACCACAAGATGTGTACACCACTGCTAGATCCATGGGGCCAAATGCTCAAGTGaactataattataatttaacctgGTTGTTCAGTGTTGACTCTGGATTCTCTTACTTGGTTAGGCTACATTTCTGTGAGTTTACGGATAACATTACTAAGGTTAATCAGAGAGTGTTTGATGTCTTCCTTAACAACCAAACTGCCGAGCAAGGTGTTGATGTGATTGCGCTGGCAGATGAAGTTGATGTTCCTGTGTTTAGGGATTATGTGGTCATCGTTCCTGGAGGGAATTCACAGCAGGATCTATGGCTTGCATTGCATCCAGACCCAAGTAGCAAGCCCCAGTATTATGATGCACTCTTAAATGGTGTGGAGATATTCAAGATAAGTGACCCAAAAAGCAATCTAGCAGGGCCCAATCCAACCCCTGGTCCAAAACAGAATGTAGTTAATCCATCATTGGCTTTGCCATCTAGCCAAGGTCATTTGAAGAACCAGAAAGCAATTATCGCTGGGGGGGTCAGTGGTGGACTGGTTCTAGCTCTTGTTATTGGTTTCTGTGTTGTTACTGCATCACGTCGTCGAAGGCATGGAAATTATACGAGCCCGAGTGATGGTCCATCAGGATGGCTTCCTCTTTCATTGTACGGAAATTCACACTCTGCAGGTTCAGCAAAGACAAATACTACAGGGAGCTATGCTTCATCCCTCCCTTCAAACCTTTGCCGGCATTTCTCATTTGCCGAGATCAAATCTGCCACAAAAAACTTTGATGAGGCTTTAGTCCTTGGGGTGGGAGGTTTTGGCAAAGTTTACAAAGGAGAAATTGATGGCGGGACAACTAAAGTTGCAATCAAGCGTGGCAATCCGCTATCTGAGCAAGGTGTGCATGAGTTCCAGACTGAGATTGAAATGCTTTCAAAACTTCGACACCGCCACCTTGTTTCGTTGATTGGTTACTGTGAAGAGAATTGTGAAATGATCCTAGTTTATGATTATATGGCTCATGGAACATTGCGTGAACATCTATACAAAACAAAAAAGCCACCTCTTCCTTGGAAGCAAAGGCTGGAAATATGCATTGGGGCTGCTCGCGGTTTGCACTATCTCCACACTGGTGCCAAGCACACTATCATTCACCGGGATGTGAAGACAACAAACATTCTTCTCGATGAGAAGTGGGTGGCAAAAGTTTCTGATTTTGGATTATCAAAAACTGGCCCCACATTGGATCATACTCATGTGAGCACTGTCGTGAAGGGTAGCTTTGGCTATTTGGATCCCGAGTATTTCAGACGACAGCAGCTAACTGATAAGTCTGATGTTTACTCTTTCGGGGTTGTCCTCTTTGAGATCCTGTGTGCACGTCCAGCATTGAATCCTACACTGCCGAAGGAGCAAGTGAGCCTTGCAGAGTGGGCTGCACATTGTCACAAGAAAGGCATCCTAGATCAGATTATGGATCCTTATCTGAAAGGGAAGATAACACCGGAATGTTTCAAAAAGTTTGCCGAGACAGCAATGAAGTGCGTGGCTGATGAGGGAATCGAGAGACCATCTATGGGTGATGTGCTGTGGAACCTTGAGTTTGCCTTGCAGCTGCAGGAGAGTGCAGAAGAGAGTGGGAAGGGAATTGGTGAAATGGACATGGACGAGGGGAGCTATGAAGGAACCTGTAAAGGGAAGAAAGATCCGAATGCATCCCTGGGGTATGATGGTAACATAACTGATTCTAGGAGCAGCGGGATGAGCATGAGCATCGGTGGTCGCAGCCTGGCTAGTGAAGACTCAGAGGGTTTGACACCTAGTGCTGTTTTCTCACAGATCATGAACCCTAAAGGGCGTTGA